One window from the genome of Natronomonas pharaonis DSM 2160 encodes:
- the sufB gene encoding Fe-S cluster assembly protein SufB gives MSSEEDHLKDTDTEARFEFKKEESSAFKTEKGLTEETIRVISEDKDEPEWMLERRLRALEQFQQMPMPTDWPGQPDLSEVDIDEIVPYIRPDIEARGGAEEWEDLPEEIQDTFDKLGIPEAEKNALSGVGAQYESEVVYQNMQERWEEKGVIFCNMDKAVQEHPELVREYFMTKCVPPSDNKFAALHGAIWSGGSFVYIPEGVTVEMPVQAYFRMNSEGMGQFEHTLIIAEENSEVHYIEGCSAPKYSAFNLHSGGVEVFVKEGAHVQYSTVQNWSKNTYNLNTKRAIAERDATMEWVSGSMGSKATMLYPSTILKGPGATDNHITIAFAGEGQNIDTGAKVYHNAPNTKSTVESKSVAKDGGRTNYRGLVHIADGAENSSTAVECDALMFDNESTSDTMPYMEIEESKVDVAHEATVGKIGDEDVFYLQSRGLDDDDAKQMIVSGFIEPITEELPIEYAVELNRLIELEMEGSLG, from the coding sequence ATGAGTTCCGAGGAAGACCACCTCAAAGATACGGACACGGAAGCCCGCTTCGAGTTCAAAAAGGAGGAGAGTTCCGCCTTCAAGACCGAGAAGGGCCTCACCGAAGAGACCATCCGCGTCATCTCCGAGGACAAAGACGAACCCGAGTGGATGCTCGAACGGCGACTTCGAGCGCTCGAACAGTTCCAGCAGATGCCCATGCCTACCGACTGGCCCGGACAACCCGATCTCTCCGAGGTCGACATCGATGAGATCGTTCCGTACATCCGGCCCGATATCGAGGCCCGCGGCGGGGCCGAAGAGTGGGAGGACCTGCCCGAAGAAATTCAGGACACCTTCGACAAACTCGGGATTCCTGAAGCCGAGAAAAACGCCCTCTCCGGCGTCGGCGCACAGTACGAGTCCGAAGTCGTCTACCAGAACATGCAGGAACGCTGGGAGGAAAAGGGCGTCATCTTCTGCAACATGGACAAGGCGGTTCAGGAACATCCTGAACTGGTCCGTGAGTACTTCATGACCAAATGCGTCCCGCCGAGCGACAACAAGTTCGCCGCACTCCACGGCGCTATCTGGTCCGGCGGCTCCTTCGTCTACATCCCCGAGGGCGTCACCGTCGAAATGCCCGTCCAGGCGTACTTCCGCATGAACAGTGAAGGGATGGGCCAGTTCGAGCACACGCTGATCATCGCCGAGGAGAACTCGGAAGTCCACTACATCGAGGGCTGTTCAGCGCCCAAATACTCGGCGTTCAACCTTCATTCGGGCGGCGTCGAAGTCTTCGTCAAAGAAGGTGCCCACGTCCAGTATTCAACCGTCCAAAACTGGTCGAAAAACACCTACAACCTCAACACCAAACGCGCCATCGCCGAACGCGATGCGACCATGGAGTGGGTGTCAGGGTCGATGGGCTCGAAAGCCACAATGTTGTACCCGTCGACGATTCTGAAAGGCCCCGGAGCGACGGACAACCACATCACCATCGCCTTCGCCGGCGAAGGCCAAAACATCGACACGGGGGCAAAGGTCTACCACAACGCACCCAACACGAAGTCAACCGTCGAATCGAAGTCGGTCGCAAAGGACGGCGGTCGAACGAACTACCGCGGGCTGGTCCACATCGCCGACGGAGCGGAAAACTCCTCGACGGCCGTCGAGTGTGACGCCCTGATGTTCGACAACGAATCGACCTCCGACACGATGCCGTACATGGAGATCGAGGAGTCGAAAGTCGATGTCGCCCACGAGGCGACAGTCGGCAAAATCGGCGACGAGGACGTCTTCTACCTCCAGTCGCGCGGCCTCGACGACGACGACGCAAAACAGATGATCGTCTCCGGGTTCATCGAACCCATCACCGAAGAACTCCCCATCGAGTACGCCGTCGAACTCAACCGACTCATCGAACTCGAAATGGAGGGCTCGCTCGGGTAG
- a CDS encoding aldehyde dehydrogenase family protein, with translation MSVSEQYIDGGWTDGDGTETFESKNPATGEVVGTFRRGTDTDVSRAVAAAADAFEAWRTLSRIDRAEHLWEIYHRLQERHEELGEVVTKECGKEISEGKADVAEAWHMVEWAAGDARHPKGDVVPSEISSKDSYMRRKPRGVTACITPWNFPVAIPFWHMAVALVEGNTVVWKPAEQTPRCGEAVAELFDDAGVPDGVFNMVQGFGDAGAALVDDDRVDTVLFTGSAEVGHEIAEQVATAPGKRAACEMGGKNAVVITEHADLDIAVHAAVMSAFKTTGQRCVSSERLVVHTDIYEAFKERFVEIARTVAVGDPLSEETFMGPLIEADHYENVATYNQLARDEGVNVLVDRTALDSEAVPEGHDDGHWVGPFVYEAAPDADLRCTSEEVFGPHVALLEYDGGIERAVEIHNDTDYGLAGAVISEDYRQIHYYRDHADVGLAYANLPCIGAEVQLPFGGVGKSGNGYPSAREVIEAVTDRTAWTLNNARDIEMAQGLSADIRTQKD, from the coding sequence ATGTCTGTATCTGAACAGTACATCGACGGCGGGTGGACTGATGGAGACGGAACGGAGACATTCGAGAGCAAGAACCCGGCAACTGGAGAGGTGGTGGGGACGTTTCGTCGCGGCACCGACACTGATGTCAGCCGCGCTGTTGCCGCGGCCGCCGATGCCTTCGAAGCGTGGCGGACGCTGTCGCGTATCGACCGCGCCGAGCACCTGTGGGAAATCTATCATCGGCTGCAGGAACGGCATGAGGAACTCGGCGAAGTAGTCACAAAGGAGTGCGGCAAGGAGATATCGGAGGGGAAAGCGGACGTGGCCGAAGCGTGGCATATGGTGGAGTGGGCTGCGGGGGACGCACGCCATCCAAAAGGCGACGTGGTCCCCTCGGAGATTTCCTCAAAGGATTCGTACATGCGCCGCAAGCCCCGCGGCGTCACCGCCTGTATCACGCCGTGGAACTTCCCCGTCGCGATTCCGTTCTGGCATATGGCGGTCGCGCTTGTCGAGGGCAACACCGTCGTCTGGAAGCCCGCCGAACAGACGCCGCGATGCGGGGAGGCCGTCGCTGAGCTGTTCGACGATGCCGGTGTTCCCGACGGCGTTTTCAACATGGTACAGGGGTTCGGCGACGCCGGGGCCGCGCTCGTCGACGACGACCGCGTCGACACCGTGCTGTTTACCGGCTCCGCCGAGGTCGGCCACGAGATCGCCGAACAGGTCGCCACCGCCCCTGGCAAGCGTGCCGCCTGCGAGATGGGCGGCAAAAACGCCGTGGTGATTACGGAACACGCCGACCTCGATATCGCGGTCCACGCAGCGGTGATGTCCGCGTTCAAAACGACCGGCCAGCGATGTGTCTCCTCGGAGCGACTCGTGGTCCACACCGACATCTACGAGGCGTTCAAAGAGCGGTTCGTCGAGATAGCGAGGACGGTGGCTGTCGGTGACCCGCTTTCCGAGGAAACGTTCATGGGACCGCTCATTGAGGCCGACCACTACGAGAACGTCGCGACGTACAACCAGCTGGCCAGAGACGAAGGTGTAAACGTCCTCGTTGACCGGACTGCACTCGACAGCGAGGCCGTTCCGGAGGGCCACGATGACGGCCACTGGGTCGGGCCGTTCGTCTACGAGGCTGCCCCCGATGCCGACCTGCGGTGTACGAGCGAGGAGGTCTTCGGCCCGCACGTCGCGCTGCTGGAATACGACGGCGGTATCGAACGCGCCGTCGAAATTCACAACGATACGGACTACGGACTCGCGGGGGCTGTCATCTCGGAAGATTACCGGCAAATACACTACTACCGTGACCACGCCGACGTCGGCCTCGCATACGCGAACCTGCCGTGTATTGGCGCTGAGGTCCAGCTCCCGTTCGGCGGCGTCGGCAAGTCCGGGAACGGCTATCCGTCCGCGCGCGAGGTGATCGAGGCAGTTACCGACAGGACGGCATGGACGCTCAATAACGCAAGGGACATCGAGATGGCACAGGGGCTCTCGGCGGATATCCGGACACAGAAGGACTGA
- the speB gene encoding agmatinase encodes MTQPGDSRAAASRAEHVESGVELAYAGFDTFLKSGPTAVEAAGGADAAVLGVPYDGAVSNRPGARFGPRAVRRASGWLAYLSGYKGGLTNVRTEQQVSFSALDIVDCGDVPVFPMDRERTADSIAAHVATVTARGTMPVVIGGDHYCTYPAFQGFAAASDHSRIGLVQIDAHSDTVDGSAAFGEHFHGSTTHHIAQTAYTDFDHIAQVGLRGYESPDFFEFADENGLSVYTMRDVERRGVRPVIEDAVTAAAADTDAVYVTFDIDAVDPAAAPGTGTPEPGGLTASQALAVMDVLGAHDAVGAADLMEVAPTHDPTGNTARLAAYLLVTLLERQFAEADGN; translated from the coding sequence GTGACCCAGCCCGGGGACAGCCGGGCAGCAGCCTCCCGGGCAGAGCACGTCGAAAGCGGCGTTGAACTCGCCTACGCCGGCTTCGACACGTTCCTGAAGAGCGGTCCGACTGCCGTCGAAGCAGCCGGCGGGGCGGACGCGGCGGTGCTGGGGGTGCCATACGACGGTGCGGTGAGCAACCGCCCCGGCGCCCGGTTCGGTCCGCGAGCCGTCCGTCGGGCAAGCGGCTGGCTTGCCTACCTCTCCGGATACAAAGGCGGCTTGACCAACGTCCGAACGGAACAGCAGGTATCGTTTTCGGCTCTCGACATCGTCGACTGCGGCGATGTTCCCGTTTTCCCGATGGACCGCGAACGGACTGCCGACTCGATCGCCGCGCATGTCGCCACGGTCACAGCCCGGGGGACGATGCCGGTGGTCATCGGCGGCGACCACTACTGCACGTATCCGGCGTTTCAGGGCTTCGCGGCGGCGAGCGACCACAGCCGAATTGGACTCGTTCAGATAGACGCCCACTCGGACACCGTCGATGGAAGCGCCGCCTTCGGCGAGCACTTCCACGGGTCGACCACCCACCATATCGCGCAAACGGCATATACTGACTTCGACCACATCGCACAGGTCGGTCTTCGCGGCTACGAGTCGCCTGACTTCTTCGAGTTCGCAGACGAGAACGGACTGTCGGTGTACACGATGCGAGATGTCGAACGGCGGGGGGTTCGCCCGGTCATCGAGGACGCGGTAACAGCAGCGGCGGCAGACACTGATGCGGTTTACGTCACGTTCGACATCGATGCCGTTGACCCCGCAGCGGCACCGGGAACGGGAACGCCTGAGCCGGGTGGGCTGACCGCCTCACAGGCGCTGGCAGTTATGGACGTGCTCGGTGCCCACGACGCCGTCGGCGCGGCCGACCTCATGGAGGTCGCACCGACCCATGACCCGACGGGGAATACAGCACGGCTGGCCGCGTACCTGTTGGTGACGCTGCTTGAGCGGCAGTTCGCTGAAGCTGACGGTAACTGA
- a CDS encoding NAD(P)/FAD-dependent oxidoreductase — MQQVDVAIVGGGPAGSAAGHAAATNGADAVVIEKGVPRADRDGLGPDSTDAAGILDYWVDIMDLGEPVPDHVKHRELNAAEFIGPEDRLELTDTSIDASYPNFGFTMHRARFDDWLRERAEAAGATYRVGEAVGDIESDLSGRPTHTVTLRDGTEFVADYLILADGPQRTVTDGVIGSWLPDSKTEGLETRRANHIAYQEYREFPAELFEDDRIKFWWGHMPGHTAYPWVFPNDGTVARVGLTMPIGLDIDDIDNRSAYPLLQPDDERLPQGGTYIERLLETVYPEYELADFPILEDRGKSNGTETYPISSTRPIESPTDANVAIVGGAMGATSAFHEGGDHVAVRTGKLAGELAATEALGSYNAAWHDAIGSEVRRNCVFADMVRGYEPDDWDHLFSLVDGLTSEDGFTPHEAIYAGWSGTKLFAEYKYRAFTFRNGGYAQVRESDYSIR, encoded by the coding sequence ATGCAACAGGTAGATGTCGCCATCGTGGGCGGCGGCCCCGCCGGCTCGGCTGCCGGCCACGCGGCCGCCACGAACGGTGCCGACGCCGTCGTCATCGAGAAGGGCGTCCCCCGCGCCGACCGTGACGGCCTCGGCCCCGACTCAACGGACGCGGCCGGAATCCTCGATTACTGGGTCGACATCATGGACCTCGGTGAGCCGGTCCCAGACCACGTCAAACACCGAGAGCTAAACGCCGCAGAGTTCATCGGCCCCGAGGACCGGCTTGAGCTGACTGACACGAGCATCGACGCAAGCTATCCGAACTTCGGATTCACGATGCACCGCGCCCGCTTCGATGACTGGCTCCGCGAGCGTGCCGAAGCGGCCGGCGCGACCTACCGGGTCGGCGAGGCTGTCGGCGATATCGAGTCCGACCTCTCCGGTCGGCCAACCCATACCGTTACCCTCCGTGACGGCACCGAATTCGTCGCCGACTATCTCATCCTTGCTGACGGGCCACAGCGGACGGTCACCGACGGCGTCATTGGGTCGTGGCTTCCGGACTCGAAGACGGAAGGACTCGAAACACGCCGGGCGAACCACATTGCCTACCAGGAGTATCGGGAGTTCCCGGCCGAACTCTTCGAGGACGACCGCATCAAGTTCTGGTGGGGGCATATGCCGGGCCACACCGCCTACCCATGGGTGTTCCCCAACGACGGAACGGTCGCCCGAGTCGGGCTGACGATGCCCATCGGTCTCGACATTGACGACATCGACAACCGAAGTGCGTATCCGCTACTCCAACCGGACGACGAGCGGCTGCCGCAGGGCGGGACGTATATCGAGCGACTGTTGGAGACCGTTTACCCGGAGTATGAGCTCGCTGACTTCCCGATACTCGAAGACCGCGGGAAGTCGAACGGTACGGAGACGTATCCCATTTCTTCGACACGGCCCATCGAGTCACCAACCGACGCCAACGTGGCCATCGTCGGCGGCGCAATGGGTGCGACCTCGGCCTTCCACGAGGGCGGCGACCACGTCGCCGTCCGGACCGGGAAGCTCGCCGGGGAACTGGCGGCGACTGAAGCTCTCGGCAGCTACAACGCCGCCTGGCACGACGCCATCGGCTCGGAGGTTCGCCGGAACTGCGTCTTCGCCGACATGGTCCGGGGGTACGAGCCGGACGACTGGGACCACCTCTTTTCGCTCGTTGACGGCCTCACCTCGGAGGACGGCTTCACGCCGCACGAGGCGATCTATGCGGGGTGGTCCGGAACGAAGCTGTTTGCGGAGTACAAATACCGGGCGTTCACGTTCCGGAACGGCGGGTATGCACAGGTCCGAGAAAGCGACTACAGCATCCGATAA